TAATTCTTGTACCCATGGCGTTCTGGGGATTCTcccttttttctgtatctataggGGTGGTTTCGAGGTTTGTACCAATCTCCTTTGGAATATCCTCTATTGTGATAATGTGCTTTCTGATCATGACTATAAAAGTATCGATGTTGGTTATAGTATTTGTTGTGGTCTCTATAGTCATTTTCTTTAATACTGTTTTCTTCTGCAACAACAGCATTCACATCTTGGCCAAAGAGGGAAGTACCATCAAAGGGCAAGTGTGAGATCTTCTCCTGGGTTTTCTTAGTGAGAGATGTAAGTCGGAGCCAGGCTTGTCTTCTGTAGTCTATTGCCATTGCCATAACTCTGACTACAGAATCCATTATGTCCCTAGTAGTACAAAGCTGCCAAAGGCCTGCATCCATACCATCAGATATTATACATCTTGCTTTTCCACGATCAAACTCTGGGTCATGAACCAGATCCTCCATATCTTCCCAGAGTTTACGCTGATATTGAGTCATATAGGCCATGTAGCTAGCAGCTCGGGCTGCAATGGAAGCAGCATGGTAGAATCTACAACCCATGACCTCCATTTCTTTTGAGGTAGAATCTAGAGGAGATGTTGTGCTTCCTCTTTTGCTGTGCTCTAATGCTTCTACAATAGGGCCCTCAGCTGGTGGATTTGGTTGGAAAGGAGAGGTATCCTTGGCCACAGGATATACCCTGTGCCCCATGAAGGAAGAAGGATGGCAATCAGCAGGGTCTTTAAAAACCTCAGTGGTGGCAATTCTCAGAAGAGGATGCAATGGAGGAACCAAACGTTTCTTAGAGGTCACATAATCAGGCTTCCCTTCACATGATTCTGCTTCAGACTGTAACGTTACTCTCTTTATAACACCTCTCTGTTCCATTCTTTTCAAAAGACCTGTGAAACTAGACTGACTGGGGTCAGTTGGCTGCCCTTTGTCATCAGCTGAGGGGGATTTGCAGTCAGCTTCTTCATCAACTGTGGATAAATTTTCATCCTTGGAGGTGGAGATATCCCATGGCACTGAGGAGTTCTCACTTGGCCTAGAATGATGAAATCTAAAACAGCTCCTAGACTGCAGATCACGGATCACTCGGGACATCTCAGCCACTTGTGTCTGAAGATAAAGGATGGCATCCTGTCCATGCTGTGAAGCTGAAGAAGACTCTACAGGTAAATCCTCCTTGACCTCTGAAGAGGCCAAAGATTCTTGGGGGACCAGAACTGGAGATGAAGGCAGAGTCTGATAATTTTGTGATGGTTTAAGTGTCTCTGTCTCAGAGATCTTAATATCTGaattattttgatcatttttctggTTCTCCAATGGGTTCTCAACAGAAGAAGGTTGAGAAACTATCCTTTGTGGACTGCTGGTGCAACTCCCAGAGGAGGAGCTGCTGTCTCCAATGGGAAGAGGAACACTGCAGCTAGAGCACATTTCTGGGCGATGATTCTCAGAGGATGGCACCTTAGACTCAGGCATTCTCTGGGTTATCCACATGAACAAGAaaaccaaggaagaaaaaaaaatgcttttaatatgTTAACTTTCAAGTGCAGAGATGCATGTCCAGTAAGTagaactcaattttttaaattattataacaaCAATGAAAGATGCAATCCACTACAGATCAGCAAAGGGATCACAGAAGTCAAATCCACAAGCTTCACTACCCAAAAACCCAATACCAACTATGGCCATTACTGTGGCACTCTGTCTATGAAAAAAGAGAGTGAAAACAAGCCCAGTTCAAGTGCTGCCATCCTGGCCTGCTGCTTGGTCCCATGCTAGGATACGAAGAGGTGGTGAGACTACGGGTGAttaacaatctttttaaaaaaatcccattcaGTGTATGTAAGTCAACAAGTAGAAGCTAAAAATGGTACAGAGAACTTGAGAAAAGTTCCACTGagaacaaaaaatatttctaaaagtccCCGCTGCAGAGTCACTTTTAAGcccctttaaaattttctcctgttCAGTCTCCATGAATAACAAAACTTTCCAGTTGCATAGTCCTACTTTATTGTTTGTAGTTTCCAAAGAGCTTACATTATGTATTTTGTACCTCATTttgtcctcacaacaaccctgtgaggtaggtattactCTTATTTGATAAAAAAACTAAGATTAAAGGCTTAATTTATCCAAAGTCACAGAATTAATAAGGAGTAAAGCTCAGACTAAAACCTATGTATACTGATTCCAAGTCCAAGTCTCAATCCCCTGTATCATAGAGAAAGAAGTCTTCTGGCCACCTTGAACAAGAGCCAGGAGTTCTCAACCCATCAAGAAAATAACCCAGTATAGAAATTTGGgctaaaacaaatgaaagacaaGATTGCTACCAAGGGCTCAGCTAGTTTGATTCTCAGAGTAAGGGAAGTATTAGTTTAAGGGTCAAACCCACAACTAGAAAAATCacaggtaagagaaaaaaaactttaaatatgtgaGGGATAAACAAGGTTAAAAGGAGTGACGACTGAAGTACTACGCCACCTAAATCCTTTCCCACATTCCATTTCCTAAAGGATCTTCACATATCCTTCCTTCCAAGGTAAAACAAACTTTCTGTGGCCAGGTGGTTCTGGAAGAAAAGGATCCAGTTATACATGGCACCTGAGGAGAgacaggaaaggagaagggagaagggcacAAGGAGCCAAGAAGCTTgcagtttttattccattttccttttatcaGATACCATCTTCAAGGCTTAGAACTTTCCTGTGTTGTGTTATCCTTTCACATCCTCACTgaaagtaaagaaacaaaactggaagtaggAGATATTTTGGGCCAGGACTCATTGGACACCTTTTGTGGTTCATTCTACAGAAACAGGCCATTCTCTAAAATACTATAGCTCCTAAAAACAGTGATCATTGACTTGATAACTCTCTTTAGGCAATGCCTTTTAAATGACAGAagtgaaagaaatgcaaatcaaatataATGTACTTACATCACTATGAGAGGTGCTAGGTTCTTCATCATCACTGCTGACCAGATCAATGTATTCAAGAACAGGTCGTAATGGTCCTTCCTATGAAAGAATTGAGCAAATTAACAAATCGTGTACAGTTATTCGAACTAGTCATTTAAAACATCACTTTTTTGGTTGGGATTGGCAAAAATTCCTCTAAAGAAGAAGCCTATGGGTGGCAGAAAGTAatcagaacaaacagaaaaatattcagaTACATGCATAATAAGAAACGATAAGATCTAAGAGTTTAAACCTTGGTAGAATATTACGACAATgttgattttttgaggaaaagaTTAACAATAAAGGAACACTGCTACAAGGACACAGATAGCAGATAGTATGATTCAATGCTTTTTAGATGGGATGAGTATTAACTATGTTAGATAACCAAGTTCAAAAACATGCAGTTCTTTGACTAACAGCTCAGCTTTATCTCCCACTCCTATAGTCAAACATGAAACCTGATTCTTCATCCTCTTTGGAACCATTCTGACTGCATCACAGACCAGGCCTTGAATGCTAGGCCTAAATGCCTAGATTTTATTCTACAGGCGAAAGGGAATCAATAAATACAAAGATAGGAAAAACATGAGAGCTGTGCTTTAAATAGATATCACACAGACAAGTATGGAAAGTGGGGAGGGCAGGATAATTAATCAGTCCAATAatacaaaactaaaataatgGCAAAAAGAATATGTTGTGGTACACATATAAGAGAATACGTGggtataatgaaaataaaaaaaagattggctataaaaaacacacacacacccctcccaaacaaaacaaaaccccaacaaTAACAAGGAATCAAAGAAGTCCTTAGAATTTCAAGCTTGGGCAACTGGAAGGATACTAATGCCATTTAATATAAATGTGGAATACAGAAACAGGAAGCTGACATTCTTTTAGACATAATGGGTTGATGTACCAGTGGTACCCAAAGGTAACTGGCAGATAGCTGGAAATGCAGGGCTGTAATCTGGATGTATGACCATAGCTAGATAAGCAGATTTGGGAGTTGCTCCCCTAAAAGACTAAACTGAAACTGTGACAGAGCcaacaaagaaagcaaagaggagaaagaagaaacttAAGAAGGTTCTCGAGAAAATGCCCGAATTTTAGGACTCAGGAAGAACTGCTAAGCAGGTAATCAGGGGCTGGAAAAGAATCAGGAATGCATAAATtcaaagaagctagagaaaaccTCAACAAAAAGTTGTCAATGCTAATGTGGCCCAAAATGCTGACAACCAAAAAAACTGCCACTGAATTTGgcaacaagatttttaaaatgcctgaGAGCAACTTTTAATAAAGTAGCAAGCATACAGAAGCTAcgctctaaaaaaattaagtagaaaatgaagcagtaggggcacctggctggctcagtcggcagagcatgcAGCctcatcttggggttgtgagttcgggcCCATGCTgcatgtagagattatttaaaaataaaatcttaaaaaagaggcAGTAAAAGCCATGagtaaagaatattatttttaaaaatctagtatgTTAGAACAAGAGTAAGGAACATAGGAGGCGAATTCAGCTgagggaaagatttcttaagaTGCAGAAAGCTGATTGTTGGCAAACCAAAGTGATATATTTGGTGTAAAAactaacagaaaaagaagagaggagacagaagctAAGATCTAAAGATCCTCTTCCTGAGAGGAGGCATCTAGTCTCAAACAtaacttgtttttctcttaggCTATCACTTCTCCCCAAGCAGAAAACTGCTATCCTTTCAGATAGGTTTTATATCTAGCCactaaaataaaaccagagagCAGAACTTCTGGGCAGGGATCATgtaataaataattaagatttttGCCTGAGCTGTAAAAGTGGAGGtttagaaaagagggaaagagtatTTTCCAGTTACGATCAACAGAGATGAGTCACCTACCTTAAGACTAAAATCTACCACTGCTATGGGCAATATCATACATTcaatccaaaaagaaagaagggcgcctgggtggctcagtcactaagcatctgtcttcggctcaggtcatgatcctggggtcctgggatcgagccccacatcgggctccctgctccgcgggaagcctgcttctccctctcccattccctctgcttgttttccctctctagctgtctctctctctctctctgtgtcaaataaataaataagaattaaaaaagacaaaaaacaaaacaaaacacaaaaagaaagaagtaaaatatgaTAGCTTCTCCTGTTCATATAATCACATCACGTTTTGTCTCTTCAAGAAATGTACGTCCATAGAAACAGCACACCAAGAAAGTCTCAGGTTATCAGAAATACACAGAGGTGGGGCAGAGAAA
Above is a window of Zalophus californianus isolate mZalCal1 chromosome 7, mZalCal1.pri.v2, whole genome shotgun sequence DNA encoding:
- the ZNF451 gene encoding E3 SUMO-protein ligase ZNF451 isoform X2; amino-acid sequence: MGDPASEIIESVPAAGPEASEATTDENEDDIQFVSEGPLRPVLEYIDLVSSDDEEPSTSHSDRMPESKVPSSENHRPEMCSSCSVPLPIGDSSSSSGSCTSSPQRIVSQPSSVENPLENQKNDQNNSDIKISETETLKPSQNYQTLPSSPVLVPQESLASSEVKEDLPVESSSASQHGQDAILYLQTQVAEMSRVIRDLQSRSCFRFHHSRPSENSSVPWDISTSKDENLSTVDEEADCKSPSADDKGQPTDPSQSSFTGLLKRMEQRGVIKRVTLQSEAESCEGKPDYVTSKKRLVPPLHPLLRIATTEVFKDPADCHPSSFMGHRVYPVAKDTSPFQPNPPAEGPIVEALEHSKRGSTTSPLDSTSKEMEVMGCRFYHAASIAARAASYMAYMTQYQRKLWEDMEDLVHDPEFDRGKARCIISDGMDAGLWQLCTTRDIMDSVVRVMAMAIDYRRQAWLRLTSLTKKTQEKISHLPFDGTSLFGQDVNAVVAEENSIKENDYRDHNKYYNQHRYFYSHDQKAHYHNRGYSKGDWYKPRNHPYRYRKKGESPERHGYKN